A window of Magnolia sinica isolate HGM2019 chromosome 13, MsV1, whole genome shotgun sequence genomic DNA:
TGGCAGTCATGGCAGTGACTCATCTAAAGGAAGAAGGCGGAGAAGACGGCGGCAACAACACCTACAGTGCCAAAGCCGGCGGCAAGAGACGGGGCAGCGTTGGGGGGCGTGGAGTTGGTTGGTGGTGAAGGGCCGCGGGCTGGGACGGTGGGGGGTGTTGTTGGGGTGCCAGTGCTCGAGGAGACGACGTTGACGGTTAGCTTCTGTCCGGCCGAACAGTGTCCAGAGAATGTGCAGATGTAGTAGTGATTGCCGGTAGTGTTGAGAGTGATGTTTGCTGGGCTCGTCTTTATGATATTACCCTCGGAGGGGGCAGTGCAGGCATCGTACTGTGCCTTCGTCACCGTGGCGACATCGTGGCTTTGAGGGATGAAATTGAAGGCTGCAAACAGCAAGCAATCCCACATCAGATGTATGTTAGATTTGTTCAAGTAATTTCAAAAGAGACATGAATTGGGACTGAGTGTTATGATGAATTTTTATAGTCTGTTGGTTGGGCCATATGCATGGATGATTGGAACCGGTCAATAGGCAGGTCCCACCATAGACAAGTATGATATGCAAGAGACGTTActacccatttgatgtattgattgATAAAAGCGTAGAATGTTTAACTGTTATGATGAATAGGTAATAATGACTATGAATTCTCTTACTGATCTGGATCATCGATCCAAAGGGACCCAAAATTTAGAAGAGGCCCATCACAACGAAGTGCCTTTCGCTACAATCTCCACGGGGCAAAGAGAATCGCGAAGAAAACGATGGAtaaaactgagagagagagagagagagagagagagagagagagagagagagagtctactTACAGAGAACGTCGCCAACGACGAACGTCTTGCCGCTGACCCAATTGGGGTAGAATTGAGCACCTCCTGGGGGGATCATCCATCCGGTGGTGTCACCGACCGTGTAGGTCACCGCAGCAGTGCACTGAAGCAAAGCTGCTACAACGACAACTACAATCAATCCCATGAAAGACGAAGAAGAATaagccatctctctctttctctctttatcgTAATAGAAGTCTGTGTTCTCAGCTcgccctttcttcttctcttcccttctctGCTCTGCccttctcctcttctcttctcttctcttctttctgcTTGGGGAGAGACAAAGGGAAACCTTCCCTACTTATAGAAGTTTCCTTTTCATATTTGCGTTCATGGTAAACGTTGGGAGCCTTCGTGCGTTGAATGGACGTCGCACGTGTATACATCCGATGGTCGACACGTGGCGACCCGTCGAAGTCCAGAAGGCTGTGGCGTGCGTCATTCAAGGGAAggaagaaagatagagagagccGCCCCTAACCAATATTGCGTCTCACTCACCGACCCAACGGCAGcagacgtggtttggctagtgaccccaacaccagccaattAGCCAATTAGCTCGTGTCAAAGTCGGTGggtcccagcatgatgtatttgttttatccacgccattcattaattttttaaagcttatttcagcgcatgagcccaaaaatgatgcagactATGGCCCTCAACaagttttcctatggtgtggtccacctaagatttggatctgtcttaattttgatCTAATGActgaaaatgatcttaaaaaatagatgaaaagtgtggataaaacatatccatcatggtggataccacagagctttgacaccagctagttggctggtgttggggttcCTGCCAAACCACCTCCAATGGGAGCCGTTTCTTCGTGGCCGCCGCGTTTAGACACTTTTTGTAGTCGGCCGCAGTCACGTTTGAATATCCGGTTCtgggaagtggggcccaccttacgttGACTAGTGGCAATTCCTTGGATGGGATTCGATGGCTGCAATACCATGGTAGTAGATTTGAAAAACCATGGAATTCAGGCATGAGATTAAATGCAatcccacctaatctcaccctttccatcctctccaaatgttgAATAAATGCAatcccacctaatctcaccctttccatcctctccaaatgttgAATAAATGCAatcccacctaatctcaccctttccatcctctccaaatgttggATGTAATTACAAAGTACCaagtgcaattccatcccacataaTCTCACCCTTTCTACCCTCTCCAAATGttagatggaattgcacaggaccaaatgcaatttcatcccacctaatcccatcaaaTTCTCTGTGCCAAACACCCTCTAAAGGGATTCAACCATTTGAAAATATTATGAGGATGCCCTTTTGACAAGCTTTGAAAATTCTTTGGGACCAAAATGCCTTTGTCCTTGGTTCAATGGTTGTATAGATCTTTAGTGCATAATAAGTTACATCGTATTTACTGCTGGGAAAGTGATATGGCCATAAGCCTTTTTCTGCATGGGCAAGGCCGAACTTGTGGGgcacacattgatgcatgtgtataatccacgtcgcccatcctttttgctgtgtcattttacggataaagcccaaatatcagtctgatccaaagcttgtatgggtcacataatagaaaataatggtgacagtaGTATCCACTGTTGAAGCTTTTCAAGCtcactgtaatgtatgttagaagtggacactgcccaagtcagaattttttgggcccatgacgaCTTGGCTAAAAAGTGAACGGAACAGATCAtctcattgtgggccttagggtATGGTATTGATGACTAGCCTTTCATTtgatagtaaaggaagtgaacatataacatgacaactacgacccatataaccggacaactacgacccatataacaggaatgTGGAAGTGTCTTCAATTTGAAAGATATTTCGCCCGATGACCTGGGCTGTCTTCGTTTGCTTTTTGTCATGCAT
This region includes:
- the LOC131223120 gene encoding umecyanin-like is translated as MAYSSSSFMGLIVVVVVAALLQCTAAVTYTVGDTTGWMIPPGGAQFYPNWVSGKTFVVGDVLSFNFIPQSHDVATVTKAQYDACTAPSEGNIIKTSPANITLNTTGNHYYICTFSGHCSAGQKLTVNVVSSSTGTPTTPPTVPARGPSPPTNSTPPNAAPSLAAGFGTVGVVAAVFSAFFL